From Pararge aegeria chromosome 9, ilParAegt1.1, whole genome shotgun sequence, the proteins below share one genomic window:
- the LOC120626426 gene encoding dynein regulatory complex protein 11-like has protein sequence MSSDYYFTKWKKTLASLQSLIELDLEYQETKAHDKQCCEAAQRLSGILGRYIVCYNDALECLKHNLQVQKTVYIANVVTAIVARIREINKHLRKLEAAYIHFINSGLIENKLTPFDVELADIPAKHERSQEINDSIIRALQTVAQIEERKDDKAGTEDAVSAHLAKWRKNNVEIGDKKPKKLDITKIYEVEEKMSEETLRRKQKVFIIQAHERTRQITRLVIRQIRRKEIWAKELLGTLNPPAPIVIRQRSAALIQKVLRFYFELKRKKNKDCRRDELLQLRLCNKPSYKENSIHKVIINERFKLYKKYEDQRSAYNEEFKKSFFKRNHEDIAEHARDNIRDWFQKWYNEVMLFYDIPKENKGGSALIIKEEVLSPAEWKVQYEAYLVNKKANKRKTAQQLKLEKKLAKEEEIILKRENMEEKKLKADLLKKMMKNPKLHPGYKYPASKKTEPILQAINTYYQNWYDLDKKDMNAKEKFIKSIDEEQICMEVKLEINKVVDVDMREELKQLKRALKEDYKRDEKPMPEKIKERSKCRKKQRKTKLKRNENFDENLTYLAVSKVLKEYPRRDFEDFLGDSNFAGDNFRCILRPALHFGAETRAVWWESCRKVIHGFKRILLVGPRGSGKTRLVHILASVNDAILYELDPAQVSECHQTTEYLQQLVSYVSACAKTTQPSVIYIRDVQRLFYKKVPAKEIHINLDLMKRFFLRKLFKKIHHHDNVTIIGTCTDPWLTKSKPMLKIFPTVLLLPDTSYSAVYLILQNWVLNNRIVPPDLDIHSLAHVLQGYSFGYLVKTLDDFLTADEIVKIAAYGLSPQTVYEYIMQDNNVTKVDYQRYLKWYTQNTRWGKIESKRLQEDQDFRALVEDWKEKMQKKKK, from the exons GAAACCAAAGCCCATGATAAGCAATGCTGCGAAGCCGCTCAGCGTTTATCAGGGATACTTGGAAGATACATTGTGTGTTACAACGACGCACTAGAATGTCTAAAACATAATCTTCAAGTACAGAAGACTGTATACATAGCTAATGTCGTCACAGCAATAGTAGCCAG GATTCGAGAAATTAACAAACATTTACGAAAACTTGAAGCCGCTTATATCCATTTTATAAATAGCGGACTAATTGAAAATAAACTCACTCCGTTTGATGTGGAATTGGCTGATATTCCTGCAAAACATGAAAGATCtcaagaaataaatgattctatAATCAGAGCTTTGCAAACAGTTGCTCAAATAGAAGAAAGAAAAGATG ACAAAGCAGGAACAGAAGATGCAGTTTCTGCGCACTTAGCTAAGTGGAGGAAAAATAATGTAGAAATAGGAgacaaaaaacctaaaaaacttGACATAACAAAGATTTATGAAGTAGAAGAAAAAATGTCAGAGGAAACATTAAGGAGAAaacaaaaagtgtttataattcAGGCACACGAGAGAACTAG GCAAATAACACGTCTGGTCATAAGACAAATACGAAGGAAAGAAATATGGGCAAAGGAACTACTAGGAACTTTAAACCCTCCAGCACCAATTGTGATTAGACAAAGAAGTGCAGCACTAATTCAAAAGGTTTTGAG ATTTTACTTtgaattgaaaagaaaaaagaataaagaTTGCAGAAGAGATGAACTATTGCAATTGAGGTTATGCAATAAACCATCTTACAAAGAAAACTCAATACATAAAGTG ATAATCAATGAGCGATTtaagttgtataaaaaatatgaagatCAAAGAAGTGCGTATAATGAAGAATTCAAGAAAAGCTTTTTCAAGAGAAATCATGAAGACATTGCTGAACATGCAAGAGATAACATTAGAGATTGGTTTCAGAAATG GTACAATGAAGTGATGTTATTCTATGATATCCCTAAAGAAAATAAAGGTGGGTCAGCTTTGATCATAAAAGAAGAAGTTTTATCACCTGCCGAATGGAAAGTACAGTATGAAGCATACTTAGTAAATAAGAAAGCGAATAAAAGGAAAACTGCACAGCAG CTGaaactggaaaaaaaattagccaaagaagaagaaattattttgaaaagagAGAATATGGAAGAGAAGAAATTAAAAGCAGACCTTCTAAAGAAGATGATGAAAAACCCCAAACTGCATCCAGGGTATAAATATCCTGCTTCAAAGAAAACTGAACCTATATTGCAG GCAATAAATACATACTATCAAAATTGGTATGATTTGGATAAGAAAGATATGAAtgcaaaagaaaaatttattaaaagtatagatgAAGAGCAAATCTGTATGGAAGTAAAGTTAGAGATAAATAAAGTTGTTGATGTTGATATGAG AGAAGAATTGAAACAGTTAAAAAGAGCTCTAAAAGAAGATTATAAAAGAGATGAGAAACCAATGccagaaaaaattaaagaaaggtCAAAATGTCGAAAGAAACAGCGGAAAACAAAACTGAAAAGAAACGAAAATTTTGACGAAAATTTAACG TATTTGGCAGTAAGTAAGGTGTTAAAAGAGTACCCGAGAAGGGACTTCGAGGACTTTTTAGGGGATTCCAATTTTGCTGGAGACAATTTCAGATGTATCCTAAG ACCAGCATTACACTTCGGTGCCGAGACGAGAGCAGTTTGGTGGGAGAGCTGTCGTAAAGTGATTCACGGTTTTAAACGCATTCTGTTGGTGGGGCCCAGAGGCAGTGGGAAGACGCGTTTAGTGCATATCCTAGCTTCAGTTAATG atgCAATATTATATGAGTTGGATCCAGCCCAGGTGTCAGAATGCCATCAGACTACAGAGTACTTGCAGCAGCTCGTGAGCTATGTATCCGCGTGTGCTAAGACAACGCAACCATCGGTCATATATATCAGGGATGTCCAAAGACTCTTCTATAAAAAG GTTCCAGCTAAAGAGATCCACATAAATTTGGATTTAATGAAGCGATTTTTCTTACGAAAGTTGTTCAAAAAGATCCACCATCATGACAATGTAACAATAATAG gCACTTGCACGGATCCCTGGTTGACGAAAAGTAAGCCGATGTTAAAGATATTTCCAACTGTCTTACTCCTACCAGATACCAGCTACTCCGCTGTTTATCTCATCCTACAAAACTGGgttttaaa CAACCGTATAGTCCCACCGGATTTGGATATTCATAGTTTAGCTCACGTTCTTCAGGGATACTCTTTCGGTTACCTCGTTAAAACTTTGGACGACTTCCTGACAGCTGATGAAATAGTAAA AATAGCAGCATACGGATTGAGTCCTCAAACAGTTTACGAATACATTATGCAAGATAATAATGTAACCAAAGTT gaCTACCAAAGGTATCTTAAATGGTATACACAAAACACTCGCTGGGGAAAAATTGAAAGTAAACGACTACAAGAAGATCAAGATTTTAGAGCGCTCGTAGAAGACTGGAaagaaaaaatgcaaaaaaagaagaaa